A region from the Lutra lutra chromosome 1, mLutLut1.2, whole genome shotgun sequence genome encodes:
- the LOC125080497 gene encoding heterogeneous nuclear ribonucleoprotein A1-like encodes EPEQLRKLFIGGLSFETTDESLRSHFEQWGTLTDCVVMRDPNTKRSRGFGFVTYATVEEVDAAMNARPHKVDGRVVEPKRAVSREDSQRPGAHLTVKKIFVGGIKEDTEEHHLRDYFEQYGKIEVIEIMTDRGSGKKRGFAFVTFDDHDSVDKIVIQKYHTVNGHNCEVRKALSKQ; translated from the coding sequence gagcctgaacagctgcggaagctcttcatcggaggtctgagctttgaaactaccgatgagagtctgaggagccattttgagcaatggggaacacttacggactgtgtggtaatgagagacccaaacaccaagcgctccagaggctttgggtttgtcacatatgccactgtggaggaggtggatgcagccatgaatgcaaggccacacaaggtggatggaagagttgtggaaccaaagagggctgtctcaagagaagattctcaaagacctggtgcccacttaactgtgaaaaagatttttgttggtggcattaaagaagacactgaagaacatcatctaagagattatttcgaacagtatgggaaaatcgaagtgattgagatcatgactgaccgaggcagtggcaaaaagaggggttttgcttttgtaacatttgatgaccatgattctgtagacaagattgtcattcaaaaataccatactgtgaatggccacaactgtgaagtaaggaaagcgctctctaagcaa